The DNA segment ACGGCCTCATCGGGCAGGGGAACCAGCGGGCGGCGGTCATCGAGATGGCCGCGGCCTCGGGGCTGCCCCTGGTCCCCCCCGACCGGAGGGATCCCCGGATCACCACCACCCGGGGAACGGGCGAGCTGATCCGGGACGCGCTGGCCCAGGGGGCCCGGCGCCTCCTGGTGGGCATCGGGGGCAGCGCCACCAACGACGGCGGCGCCGGCATGGCGGCCGCCCTCGGGGTCCGCTTACTGGACGACCGGGGCGCGGAGCTGCCGCCGGGCGGTGCGGCCCTGGCCCGCCTGGCCCGGGTGGACCTCGCGGGTCTCGAGCCTGGTCTGGCTCAGGTGGAGGTGGTGGTCGCCTGCGACGTGGACAACCCCCTCACCGGCGAACGGGGCGCCTCCGCGATCTATGGGCCCCAGAAGGGGGCTACCCCTGCCATCGTGCGGGAGCTGGACGCCGCGCTGGGCCACTTCGCCGATGTGGTGGAGGGCGCCCTGGGGCGCCGGCTGCGGGACGAGCCCGGAGCCGGCGCGGCGGGAGGCCTGGGCTTCGGCATGATGGCCTTTGCCGGTGCGAGGCTCCAACCCGGCATCGAGCTCGCCCTGGACACGCTCCAGGCCGACCGGCTCCTGGTGGGGGCGTCCCTGGTCCTCACGGCCGAAGGACGGCTGGATCGCCAGACCCTGCACGGCAAGGTCCCCCTGGGGGTGGCCCGCCGGGCCCGGAAGCACGGGGTGCCGGTGGTCGCCCTGGGCGGCGGGGTGGAGCCCCTGCCCGTCGAGATGCTGGAGGCCCTGCGGGCCTCCGGCATCGAGGCGGTGGTGCCCACTTTGGAGGAACCTTGTAGCTTGGAGGAGGCGATGGACCCGGAGAAGACCCGGAAACGCCTGGAACGGGCGGGCGAACG comes from the Limnochorda pilosa genome and includes:
- a CDS encoding glycerate kinase gives rise to the protein MRVVIAPDSFKGSLDAADVAAALARGIARAWPGAEVVSLPVADGGEGWVDTLVHASGGSFLTRRVTGPLGEPVEARYGLIGQGNQRAAVIEMAAASGLPLVPPDRRDPRITTTRGTGELIRDALAQGARRLLVGIGGSATNDGGAGMAAALGVRLLDDRGAELPPGGAALARLARVDLAGLEPGLAQVEVVVACDVDNPLTGERGASAIYGPQKGATPAIVRELDAALGHFADVVEGALGRRLRDEPGAGAAGGLGFGMMAFAGARLQPGIELALDTLQADRLLVGASLVLTAEGRLDRQTLHGKVPLGVARRARKHGVPVVALGGGVEPLPVEMLEALRASGIEAVVPTLEEPCSLEEAMDPEKTRKRLERAGERVARLIGIGHAQRAGP